In Hymenobacter volaticus, the genomic window TTGCCGCCGAACTGCTCAATAACGCCGTGCGCCACGCCAACGCTACCGAGGTGCAAGTACAGGTGCTGCGGCATTCTAACACCTTGGAAATAATGGTGGAAGACAACGGAGCCGGATTCAAACCGAAAGTTAATGGTGCTGGCATCGGGCTGCGTGGCGTATATGCGCGGGCCGAGTATCTTCGGGGCCAAGTGCATATCGATAGTACCGACCGAGGCACCAGCATTGTGGTGCGTTTGCCGTGTTGAGGGCAAGAAGAAGTTTAGCGTAAAAGCTAATGGTTGAGTTGGGGAATCGAGATTTGATGCTGAATTTGCTGTCTTGGGTCTTCGCTGCTCAGCGCGCCTCCTAGCTTATCTATTCGTAGTACATCATTCGCCAGTATGCTTATGCCGTGTCGCTTACTCATTCTGGATGATCATCCTATGCTCATGCAGGGGCTAGCACGGCTGGTAGCCGAGCAGCCTGACCTGCAAGTAGCCGGGCAGTTTAGCTCGGGCGAGGCACTGTTGGCTTGGTTGCCTGCCTCAAATCCGGCTCCGGCCGATGTGCTGCTGCTGGACCTACACTTGCCTGGCCTCGACGGCCTAACATTACTGTCCCATTTGCGACAGCAATGGCCGGGCATGCGGGTGCTGGTATTCAGCACTGCCTCTACTTTAGAGTTAGTGGAGCGCCTGCAGGTATTGGGCGCGAGTGGTTTCGTACCCAAATCGGCCGATGCCGACCACCTACTGGCGGCTATCCGGGCGGTGTACGCTGGCAAGCATGCCTTTCCGCATGCGTATCAGCCCGTAACTCAGCAGGTCCCGAGCAACTCAAACATGGCGATACTGCACCGTCTATCTGCCCGCGAACGGGAAATTATTGGGCTGGTGCGAGCAGGGTTAACCACCCGTCAAATTGCTGACCGTCTTTCTCTAGCGGAATTTACGGTGAGTACGCACCGCCGTAATATTATGCACAAGCTTGAGCTACACAATACTGCCGCCCTGGTTCAGTTTGCGCACAACCATGGCTTGCAGTAGCAGATCCGTGGTGGCCGCCACTGCTTCAAGGTTATTAGAGCCCAAGCCCAGATTATGGGTGGAACCGACGTGCAGCACCTCACGGTAAGTGGCCTTTGAGCTGGTAGTAATTGCTTGGTTATTCTGCTGTTTCGGGCACTGCAAGTACTGGTGATGGGCGCAGCAGCCAGACCAAGCCAAGCACTACTACGCTGCAAACTAAGCCGAGAATGGGCACGGTAATAAACTTCAGCAGCCAGCCCGTGAAGTAGGCGCCACTCACGCCACACAAGTTCACGAGGGCCATGTACGTGGTGAACTGCGAGCCTTCGATGCGTGGCTGGCACAAGGCCATGAGCAGCGGCAGCGCGGCAACGCTCAAACTTGGGTCGGCCATATTCCAAACCAGCAGCCCCACGGTAGCTACCGCCGGATTGTACCACCAGAAGCTCAGGCTACAGAACAGCAGCAAGAAGCTACCCAGCCCGAGCAGCACCCGGCGCTGAAGTCGTGCAGGCCCTATTCGGTCGGCTAGTGTACCGCCAGCTACTACCAGCGTAAGGGTAGCCAAGGTGCCCCAGCCGCCTTGCAGAACCGAAACGTCACCATCGGGCCAGTGCAGCACCTGGATAAGGTGATAGGAATACGCCCAGCCAAACATGCCCAAACACAGATACGCCACGGCAATAATGACAAATAGCCGCAGCGTGCGAGGTGCCGTGATGGCCCGAAACAGCTCCTGAAACAGCCACTTCAGAGGCGGATTGTCGTTGTGGCGCCGGGGCTGCTGGCTTGCCCCAAAGGCGGGCAGAAGCCGGTCGGCACGGTCGAGGCGGATAAAGAACGTGAGCACCGTAAAAAACAGCAGCGCCACTGATTGCGCCAGCGCCGCCTCGA contains:
- a CDS encoding response regulator, with product MPCRLLILDDHPMLMQGLARLVAEQPDLQVAGQFSSGEALLAWLPASNPAPADVLLLDLHLPGLDGLTLLSHLRQQWPGMRVLVFSTASTLELVERLQVLGASGFVPKSADADHLLAAIRAVYAGKHAFPHAYQPVTQQVPSNSNMAILHRLSAREREIIGLVRAGLTTRQIADRLSLAEFTVSTHRRNIMHKLELHNTAALVQFAHNHGLQ
- a CDS encoding MFS transporter, yielding MGPLIDKYQESIIGQRKQWVVLTQLVAALASLALLLIDDPVAQLPWLKLAFVVHSVFASIQDASVDAIAIAVVPEVERGRINAFMRGGFLLGISAGAAGLSWLLHRYGFFEAALAQSVALLFFTVLTFFIRLDRADRLLPAFGASQQPRRHNDNPPLKWLFQELFRAITAPRTLRLFVIIAVAYLCLGMFGWAYSYHLIQVLHWPDGDVSVLQGGWGTLATLTLVVAGGTLADRIGPARLQRRVLLGLGSFLLLFCSLSFWWYNPAVATVGLLVWNMADPSLSVAALPLLMALCQPRIEGSQFTTYMALVNLCGVSGAYFTGWLLKFITVPILGLVCSVVVLGLVWLLRPSPVLAVPETAE